A region from the Kazachstania africana CBS 2517 chromosome 11, complete genome genome encodes:
- the KAFR0K02390 gene encoding uncharacterized protein (similar to Saccharomyces cerevisiae PMT5 (YDL093W)), with the protein MASVKKEKISKELEEPNVIELDVKKGPFRPYLSKTDAIDKVCLSTSNTEKLAIGALAAVASVVRIYKLNWPKSVVADEGYLGSIISRYVSHQFFIDSSPPLVSLIFSTVAKLFGFNGDFDFEYIGTDYSADVPYEQIRYVPAFLGVLTILLMFQTLRVSGVRMWIAFATSLAFTFENSFATVSRYMLPESPFVFFIALAAYLYKKSELYAIDSCSSYKFVIGSAIALGCSISTKWAGAFAIVWVGVMIVLRMIFLVGDLSKPVKPTLSHSIMKGLIVVIVPCLFYLFTFWYSFSLQTIDGFGSQLLSPEYKSTLEGNTVPSNLVADIGVGSRITLRHTGTTGGYLHSHKHMYPAGSEQQQVSLYPYADMNNEWTIELYDKPDEIITSFEGLNDTTKIRLKHSTHCRLHSHDHKAPASENTDWQKEVTCYGYQGFSGDANDDWIIEIDKKASKPGEAQECVKAIDSKFRLKHALSGCYLFSHPRKLPSWGFEQQEVTCAHNGRGFLTLWSVEKNEHPYLSEDAERVSYQKSSFFEKFKEIHSKMLKVDDMLTSSIVADSNPLTWPFSLNGVEFWKLHNRTVYFLGNAVMWWSVSAFIGIFGVLVAYELFAWQLGKSILESKYSIKFHIEICQYLIGYVINFIPFLFVTGHISITSYLPSYYFGILALGLGLDSVVSWIFRTRKHIGYVAVAAFVTLNIYFFRDRSALVYGSEWTRDLCVQSKWLESWDYNCDAFLYNYDSYRGAELPTKTTVFINTKSLKIEMPNETSDADVDSEFDKIMREPGEHVFVDQNGNPLTPEQAKAAYEKNARNEEAEEQNVKNDDDVNLHKEENQEAHKQEQEQAPKEDRKVEEQVPKEEVKVEQQVPSEEMQVEEQVKEQLIDQQAENRSQQEEVQNDEQAVVGEGEDKDKD; encoded by the coding sequence ATGGCTTCCGTCAAGAAGGAGAAGATCTCcaaagaattagaagaacCTAACGTCATTGAGTTAGATGTCAAGAAAGGTCCGTTTAGACCATATCTCTCGAAGACTGACGCAATTGATAAGGTATGTTTATCTACCTCGAATACAGAAAAATTAGCAATTGGCGCATTGGCTGCAGTTGCTTCTGTTGTTAGAATATACAAGCTCAATTGGCCAAAAAGTGTCGTCGCCGATGAAGGCTACCTCGGTTCGATTATTTCGAGATATGTCAGCCATCAATTCTTTATAGATTCCTCACCCCCATTAGTCAgtttaatattttctacTGTAGCAAAACTGTTTGGTTTCAATGGAGATTTTGACTTTGAGTATATTGGCACTGACTACTCTGCCGATGTCCCATATGAACAAATTAGATATGTCCCAGCATTCTTAGGTGTTCTAACAATTCTACTTATGTTTCAAACTTTAAGAGTCTCGGGTGTTAGAATGTGGATCGCTTTTGCTACTTCATTGGCTTTCACTTTCGAAAATTCTTTCGCTACTGTCTCACGCTATATGTTACCGGAATCACCTTTTGTATTCTTTATTGCTTTGGCAGCATATTTATACAAGAAATCTGAACTTTATGCAATTGACTCATGTTCTTCCTACAAGTTTGTAATTGGTTCTGCTATTGCTTTAGGCTGTTCCATTTCTACCAAATGGGCTGGTGCTTTTGCTATCGTTTGGGTTGGGGTAATGATCGTCCTAAGAATGATTTTCTTAGTTGGTGATTTATCTAAACCAGTTAAGCCAACTCTTTCTCATTCTATCATGAAGGGACTCATTGTCGTAATTGTTCCATGcttattttatctttttaCATTCTGGTATAGCTTCAGTCTTCAAACAATTGATGGTTTTGGTTCTCAATTGTTATCCCCTGAATATAAGAGTACTTTGGAAGGTAATACTGTTCCAAGCAACCTAGTGGCAGATATTGGAGTTGGTTCTAGGATCACTTTACGTCATACTGGTACTACTGGGGGTTATCTACACTCTCATAAACATATGTACCCAGCTGGCTCAGAACAACAACAAGTTTCTCTATATCCATATGCAGACATGAATAATGAATGGACTATTGAGCTTTACGATAAACCAGATGAAATCATTACAAGTTTTGAAGGTTTGAATGATACTACAAAGATTAGATTAAAACATTCAACTCACTGTAGATTACATTCACATGACCACAAGGCTCCAGCTTCTGAAAATACTGACTGGCAAAAAGAAGTGACGTGTTATGGTTACCAAGGATTCTCAGGTGATGCTAATGACGATTGgataattgaaattgataaaaaagCATCAAAGCCAGGTGAAGCTCAAGAGTGTGTTAAAGCTATCGATAGCAAATTCAGATTAAAACATGCTCTATCCGGATGTTACCTATTTTCTCATCCAAGAAAGTTACCAAGCTGGGGTTTTGAACAACAGGAAGTAACTTGTGCTCATAACGGTAGGGGATTTTTGACTTTATGGTCCGTcgaaaaaaatgaacatCCATACTTATCTGAAGATGCTGAACGTGTATCGTACCAAAAATCTagcttctttgaaaaatttaaggAAATTCATTCCAAGATGTTGAAGGTAGACGATATGTTGACCAGCTCAATAGTTGCAGATTCTAACCCATTAACTTGGCCATTTTCCTTAAACGGTGTCGAATTCTGGAAATTACACAACAGAACCGTTTATTTCCTAGGTAATGCTGTTATGTGGTGGTCTGTCTCTGCTTTTATTGGTATTTTTGGCGTACTTGTCGCTTATGAATTATTTGCCTGGCAATTAGGAAAATCCATTCTAGAAAGCAAGTACAGTATAAAATTCCACATTGAAATTTGCCAATACTTAATCGGATACGTCATTAACTTTATTCCATTCCTCTTTGTTACTGGTCACATTTCAATTACAAGTTATTTACCATCATACTATTTCGGTATTCTTGCATTAGGATTAGGTCTTGACTCTGTGGTTAGTTGGATCTTTAGGACCAGAAAACATATTGGCTACGTAGCTGTTGCTGCCTTCGTTACTTTGAATATTTACTTCTTTAGGGACCGCAGTGCTTTAGTGTATGGTAGTGAATGGACTCGTGATTTATGTGTTCAATCCAAATGGCTGGAAAGTTGGGATTACAATTGTGATGCTTTCTTATACAATTATGATTCTTACAGAGGTGCCGAATTACCAACTAAAACGACAGTCTTTATCAATACcaaatctttgaagattGAAATGCCAAACGAAACATCCGATGCCGATGTAGATTCTGAGTTTGACAAGATAATGAGAGAACCAGGTGAACATGTATTTGTTGACCAAAACGGTAATCCCTTGACCCCAGAACAAGCCAAAGCAGCATACGAAAAAAATGCACGAAATGAAGAGGCAGAGGAGCAAAATGTCAAGAATGATGACGACGTAAATCTACACAAAGAGGAAAATCAAGAAGCACACAAGcaagaacaagaacaagCTCCAAAGGAAGACAGAAAAGTTGAAGAACAGGTTCCAAAGGAAGAAGTAAAAGTTGAACAACAAGTTCCAAGTGAAGAAATGCAAGTTGAAGAACAAGTCAAAGAACAACTTATTGATCAGCAAGCAGAAAACAGGTCGCAACAGGAAGAAGTTCAAAACGATGAACAAGCTGTTGTAGGCGAAGGTGAGGATAAAGATAAAGATTAA